In Sorghum bicolor cultivar BTx623 chromosome 10, Sorghum_bicolor_NCBIv3, whole genome shotgun sequence, one genomic interval encodes:
- the LOC110431312 gene encoding uncharacterized protein LOC110431312: MDNSAGGYCSRRCRRGSLWRTQGSMPMTTHFLPACVSDGLQPRRRTPYQRRRVGPHAPVAVSAAQRSSIGGPFFINSHRHLSASARTSTIVVQLLRKNSERLTTTDRKGIVLQISKHYVP; encoded by the exons ATGGACAATAGCGCAGGCGGGTACTGCTCCAGGCGGTGCAGGCGGGGTTCGCTCTGGCGCACGCAGGGGTCCATGCCGATGACAACACATTTCCTCCCAGCCTGTGTCAGTGACGGTTTGCAACCTCGACGGCGCACACCCTACCAGCGACGGCGAGTGGGCCCCCATGCACCGGTGGCG GTTTCAGCAGCTCAGAGGAGCAGCATTGGAGGTCCTTTCTTTATCAATTCCCATCGGCATCTTTCAGCTTCAGCTCG GACAAGTACTATTGTTGTCCAGCTGCTTAGAAAGAACAGTGAAAGATTGACAACAACTGACCGGAAAGGCATTGTGCTGCAAATATCAAAGCATTATGTTCCATAG
- the LOC8058853 gene encoding beta-D-xylosidase 4 translates to MAASHLLLVLAAMLIVIPVACSSRTLPSSSTTVNVTSFGKAYTKVCDADRFAEMGLNMSAFPYCDASLPYADRVRDLIGWMTVEEKVGNLGDVSHGAPRVGLPPYKWWSEALHGVSSTGPTMLFDDLHSKPGNHSGRATVNNATVFANVINSAASFNETLWKSIGQAVSTEARAMYNLGKGGLTYWSPNINVVRDPRWGRALETPGEDPFVAGRYAVNFVRGMQDIPGHDGGGDDPSTRPIKTSACCKHYAAYDVDDWHNHTRFTFDARVSERDMAETFLRPFEMCVRDGDASGVMCSYNRVNGIPACADARLLSGTIRGDWQLHGYIVSDCDAVRVMTDNATWLHFTGAESSAASIRAGLDLDCAESWIEEKGRPLRDFLSEYGKAAVAQGKMRESDIDSALRNQYMTLMRLGYFDNIPRYASLNETDICTDEHKSLAHDGARQGMVLLKNDDGLLPLDPEKILAVAVHGPHARAPEKIMDGDYTGPPCRYVTPRQGISKDVKISHRANTTIYLGGINLHIEREGNDREDLLLPKNQTEEILHFAKASPNPIILVILSGGGIDISFAHKHPKIGAILWAGYPGGEGGNAIADVIFGRYNPGGRLPLTWFKNKYIQQIPMTSMEFRPVPEKGYPGRTYKFYDGPEVLYPFGYGLSYTKFLYETSTNGTAVTLPATGGHCKGLSYKPSVATTPACQAVDVAGHACTETVSFNISVTNAGGRGGAHVVLVYTAPPPEVAQAPIKQVAAFRRVFVPARSTATVPFTLNVCKAFGIVERTAYTVVPSGVSKVLVQNGDSSSSVSFPVKIDFSV, encoded by the exons ATGGCGGCGTCCcatctcctcctcgtcctcgccgCGATGCTCATCGTCATCCCCGTGGCCTGCTCGTCGCGAACCCTGCCCTCCTCCAGCACCACCGTGAACGTGACCAGCTTCGGCAAGGCGTACACCAAGGTCTGCGACGCGGATCGGTTCGCGGAGATGGGGCTCAACATGTCGGCGTTCCCGTACTGCGACGCGTCGCTGCCGTACGCGGACCGGGTGCGCGACCTCATCGGCTGGATGACGGTGGAGGAGAAGGTCGGCAACCTCGGCGACGTGTCCCACGGCGCGCCCCGCGTCGGCCTGCCGCCCTACAAGTGGTGGTCCGAGGCGCTGCACGGCGTCTCCAGCACCGGCCCCACGATGCTGTTCGACGACCTCCACAGCAAGCCCGGGAACCACTCCGGCCGCGCCACCGTCAACAACGCCACCGTCTTCGCCAACGTCATCAACAGCGCCGCCTCCTTCAACGAGACGCTCTGGAAGTCCATTGGCCAG GCTGTGTCGACGGAGGCTCGTGCGATGTACAACCTTGGCAAAGGCGGGCTGACGTACTGGAGCCCCAACATCAACGTGGTGCGCGACCCGCGGTGGGGCCGCGCACTGGAGACCCCCGGCGAGGACCCCTTCGTCGCCGGCCGGTACGCCGTGAACTTCGTCCGGGGCATGCAGGACATCCCCGgccacgacggcggcggcgacgacccgTCCACCCGCCCCATCAAGACCTCCGCCTGCTGCAAGCACTACGCCGCGTACGACGTGGACGACTGGCACAACCACACGCGGTTCACGTTCGACGCGCGCGTCTCGGAGCGCGACATGGCGGAGACCTTCCTCCGGCCCTTCGAGATGTGCGTCCGCGACGGCGACGCCAGCGGCGTCATGTGCTCCTACAACCGCGTGAACGGCATCCCCGCCTGCGCCGACGCGCGCCTCCTCTCCGGGACCATCCGCGGCGACTGGCAGCTCCACGGCTACATCGTCTCCGACTGCGACGCCGTCCGCGTCATGACGGACAACGCGACGTGGCTCCACTTCACCGGCGCCGAGTCCAGCGCCGCCTCGATCAGGGCCGGGCTGGACCTCGACTGCGCCGAGAGCTGGATCGAGGAGAAGGGAAGGCCGCTCAGGGACTTCCTCAGCGAGTACGGCAAGGCCGCCGTCGCGCAGGGGAAGATGCGCGAGTCCGACATCGACAGCGCGCTCAGGAACCAGTACATGACGCTCATGAGGCTGGGATACTTCGACAACATCCCGAGGTACGCGTCCCTCAACGAGACGGACATATGCACCGACGAGCACAAGAGCCTCGCCCACGACGGCGCAAGGCAGGGCATGGTGCTCCTCAAGAACGACGACGGCCTGCTTCCTCTGGACCCGGAGAAGATCCTTGCCGTTGCAGTGCACGGACCACACGCCAGGGCACCTGAAAAGATCATGGACGGCGACTATACAG GACCGCCATGCCGCTACGTCACGCCGCGCCAAGGTATAAGCAAGGACGTGAAGATCTCGCACAGGGCGAATACGACCATCTACTTGGGTGGCATAAACCTTCACATCGAGAGGGAGGGAAACGACAGGGAGGATCTTCTCCTACCCAAGAACCAAACAGAGGAGATCCTACACTTCGCCAAGGCCTCACCCAACCCGATCATCCTGGTGATCCTTTCTGGAGGCGGCATCGATATCTCCTTTGCGCACAAGCACCCCAAGATCGGTGCCATCCTTTGGGCAGGCTACCCTGGCGGTGAAGGCGGCAACGCCATTGCCGATgtcatctttggaagatataacccAG GTGGCAGGCTGCCACTGACATGGTTCAAGAACAAGTATATCCAGCAGATCCCCATGACGTCCATGGAGTTCCGGCCAGTGccggagaaggggtaccccggCAGGACGTACAAGTTCTACGATGGCCCGGAGGTGCTGTACCCCTTCGGCTACGGCCTCAGCTACACCAAGTTCCTCTACGAGACGAGCACCAACGGCACCGCCGTCACGCTCCCGGCCACCGGAGGCCACTGCAAGGGGCTCAGCTACAAGCCCAGCGTGGCCACCACCCCAGCCTGCCAGGCCGTCGACGTTGCCGGCCACGCCTGCACCGagaccgtcagcttcaacatcaGCGTGACCAACGCCGGCGGCAGGGGCGGCGCCCACGTCGTGCTGGTGTacacggcgccgccgccggaggtgGCCCAGGCGCCCATCAAGCAGGTGGCGGCGTTCCGGAGGGTGTTCGTGCCGGCGAGGAGCACCGCGACCGTGCCCTTCACGCTCAACGTGTGCAAGGCGTTCGGCATCGTGGAGAGGACCGCGTACACCGTCGTGCCCTCCGGCGTCAGCAAGGTGCTGGTCCAGAACGGcgactcgtcgtcgtcggtgtcGTTCCCAGTCAAGATCGACTTCTCCGTGTAg
- the LOC8072628 gene encoding uncharacterized protein LOC8072628 isoform X1, which yields MEEYLESMKSLRSYMNDLEDDAAKRSVEEQQQRTAIDAHDADIALVRAQAKQASEEAEQLGIARAKVGMQMAEKQGRIAALEIECATLKQTLELLHQETASTFVKLSEKRLFYTKTTETLTVKLQEQQEWLSMKNKITGKERHVAKSQSKQNIIEGEKHVMFNSEGSLDKFFSIKQESDPPNKHGKLYTQLVSAQLKIQDIKSQRSALLLEISKIKQILEQEKNIIAGFPAALKQMGMKSLEEEYKALQGDKSGEVEYFQSLDETINVMKGVSDPVKCRCGLEYDVKLVGEAMDIS from the exons ATGGAGGAGTACCTGGAGAGCATGAAGTCCCTTCGCTCCTACATGAACG ATCTGGAGGACGACGCCGCGAAGCGGTCtgtggaggagcagcagcagcgtaCAGCCATCGACGCCCACGACGCCGACATCGCGCTAG tgagggCGCAAGCAAAGCAGGCGAGCGAGGAGGCCGAGCAGCTGGGCATAGCGAGGGCTAAGGTAGGCATGCAGATGGCCGAGAAGCAGGGAAGGATTGCCGCGCTGGAGATCGAGTGCGCCACACTGAAGCAG ACCTTGGAGCTCCTccatcaggaaactgcaagtaCTTTTGTGAAACTCAGTGAGAAAAG ATTGTTCTACACAAAGACAACAGAAACCTTGACTGTCAAACTACAGGAGCAACAG GAATGGCTTAGTATGAAGAATAAGATTACCGGAAAGGAGCGACAT GTTGCCAAATCTCAGAGCAAGCAAAACATTATTGAAG GGGAGAAACATGTCATGTTTAACTCAGAAGGGAGCCTGGATAAGTTT TTTTCAATCAAACAGGAAAGTGATCCTCCGAACAAGCACGGGAAACTCTACACTCAACTGGTGTCAGCTCAGCTCAAGATACAAGACATCAAATCACAAAGATCAGCGCTTCTTTTAGAAATCAGCAAG ATCAAGCAGATTCTAGAGCAAGAGAAAAACATAATTGCTGGCTTTCCT GCTGCACTAAAGCAGATGGGTATGAAGTCCTTGGAGGAGGAATACAAAGCTCTGCAAGGTGATAAATCTGGGGAAGTTGAGTACTTCCAGTCTCTTGATGAAACAATTAATGTGATGAAG GGGGTTTCGGATCCTGTCAAATGCCGATGCGGACTGGAGTATGACGTAAAACTTGTTGGCGAAGCCATGGATATAAGCTAA
- the LOC8072628 gene encoding uncharacterized protein LOC8072628 isoform X2, which produces MEEYLESMKSLRSYMNDLEDDAAKRSVEEQQQRTAIDAHDADIALVRAQAKQASEEAEQLGIARAKVGMQMAEKQGRIAALEIECATLKQTLELLHQETASTFVKLSEKRLFYTKTTETLTVKLQEQQEWLSMKNKITGKERHVAKSQSKQNIIEGEKHVMFNSEGSLDKFESDPPNKHGKLYTQLVSAQLKIQDIKSQRSALLLEISKIKQILEQEKNIIAGFPAALKQMGMKSLEEEYKALQGDKSGEVEYFQSLDETINVMKGVSDPVKCRCGLEYDVKLVGEAMDIS; this is translated from the exons ATGGAGGAGTACCTGGAGAGCATGAAGTCCCTTCGCTCCTACATGAACG ATCTGGAGGACGACGCCGCGAAGCGGTCtgtggaggagcagcagcagcgtaCAGCCATCGACGCCCACGACGCCGACATCGCGCTAG tgagggCGCAAGCAAAGCAGGCGAGCGAGGAGGCCGAGCAGCTGGGCATAGCGAGGGCTAAGGTAGGCATGCAGATGGCCGAGAAGCAGGGAAGGATTGCCGCGCTGGAGATCGAGTGCGCCACACTGAAGCAG ACCTTGGAGCTCCTccatcaggaaactgcaagtaCTTTTGTGAAACTCAGTGAGAAAAG ATTGTTCTACACAAAGACAACAGAAACCTTGACTGTCAAACTACAGGAGCAACAG GAATGGCTTAGTATGAAGAATAAGATTACCGGAAAGGAGCGACAT GTTGCCAAATCTCAGAGCAAGCAAAACATTATTGAAG GGGAGAAACATGTCATGTTTAACTCAGAAGGGAGCCTGGATAAGTTT GAAAGTGATCCTCCGAACAAGCACGGGAAACTCTACACTCAACTGGTGTCAGCTCAGCTCAAGATACAAGACATCAAATCACAAAGATCAGCGCTTCTTTTAGAAATCAGCAAG ATCAAGCAGATTCTAGAGCAAGAGAAAAACATAATTGCTGGCTTTCCT GCTGCACTAAAGCAGATGGGTATGAAGTCCTTGGAGGAGGAATACAAAGCTCTGCAAGGTGATAAATCTGGGGAAGTTGAGTACTTCCAGTCTCTTGATGAAACAATTAATGTGATGAAG GGGGTTTCGGATCCTGTCAAATGCCGATGCGGACTGGAGTATGACGTAAAACTTGTTGGCGAAGCCATGGATATAAGCTAA